Proteins from a genomic interval of Alteromonas macleodii ATCC 27126:
- a CDS encoding glycosyltransferase family 2 protein, with product MLSKVLKPSNLKRLAYRLAKKLIIVPHHQLTETTSENNGSSWVTTGDDPQFIIHPARRIPSRNFSKGWYLLRVKITEKNHQSHVGKLYSNLHKGELATVNVPWHSTKFVNRLFYLESNNSMLRFDPCETETEFTMNTFMISKVPSFIAMRHMKQRLYKLLSHVDDVEEYLDTNSKLNGGTLIETVYEEYNKTFTTGVMEKSYPFWVEFDEPRALQKMQQTFTQAQSEVKFSIILPTYNTDPIYLKECIDSVLQQTHKNWELCIADDASTNVDTISTLESYAQKHANIKLNLLSENGHISKASNTALSMVTSDYVLLLDHDDTLPAHTLSFFAKAITDNTKAKMLYGDEDKIDEQGNRHQPHFKPGWNPDLLLSQNYICHPVVYKTSVLKKIGGFRVGVEGSQDHDLLLRATAGLNHDEVVHLPFILYHWRVIENSTASNASAKSYTTDAGIEAIKYFLDQSGQNASVEKGKYPNTYKVNWALPDEQPLVSLVIPTRDGYDILKQCLESIYDKTSYKNFEIIVVDNQTTCDKTLGLFSEYTSTKANFRVLKWDKPFNYSAINNFAVSQAQGEVVGLINNDIEVINEEWLSEMMSHALRPEIGCVGAKLYYPNDTIQHAGVILGIGGVAGHSHKYFHKSEPGYFTRLHLVQNMSAVTAACLLVRKSVFEEVGGLNEQDLTVAFNDVDFCLKVHTAGYRNLFTPWAELYHHESISRGEEDTPEKVARFNKESEYMKDKWNKLLCNDTAYNPNLSNTHENFSLK from the coding sequence TTGTTATCAAAAGTACTAAAGCCATCTAATCTCAAACGATTAGCATATCGGCTAGCCAAAAAGTTAATCATTGTCCCTCACCACCAGTTGACTGAAACCACGTCTGAAAATAATGGCTCAAGCTGGGTGACAACCGGTGATGACCCACAGTTTATTATTCATCCTGCTCGCCGAATACCTTCACGAAACTTTTCAAAAGGCTGGTATCTTCTTCGCGTAAAAATAACTGAAAAAAATCATCAGTCGCATGTTGGAAAGCTGTACTCCAACTTACACAAAGGCGAACTAGCCACCGTTAACGTACCTTGGCACAGCACCAAATTCGTGAACCGCCTTTTCTATCTTGAAAGTAACAATAGCATGCTTCGCTTTGACCCCTGTGAGACAGAAACCGAGTTCACCATGAATACTTTCATGATTTCGAAGGTACCGTCTTTCATTGCGATGCGACATATGAAACAGCGATTGTATAAGCTGCTCAGCCACGTCGATGATGTAGAAGAATACCTTGATACAAACTCTAAGCTAAACGGTGGAACGTTAATAGAAACAGTATACGAAGAATACAATAAAACCTTTACCACAGGAGTTATGGAAAAAAGCTATCCGTTTTGGGTAGAGTTTGACGAGCCGCGCGCGCTACAGAAAATGCAGCAAACCTTCACTCAAGCGCAATCTGAAGTGAAATTTTCTATTATCCTTCCTACTTACAATACTGACCCCATTTATTTAAAAGAGTGTATCGACTCTGTTCTACAGCAAACTCACAAAAATTGGGAACTATGTATTGCCGATGATGCATCGACCAACGTCGACACTATCAGCACATTAGAGTCGTACGCACAAAAGCACGCCAATATAAAACTGAACTTGCTGAGCGAAAACGGGCATATATCTAAAGCAAGTAACACCGCTTTGAGCATGGTAACTAGTGATTACGTTTTATTGCTTGATCATGACGATACGTTACCTGCGCACACGTTATCCTTTTTTGCGAAAGCTATAACAGATAACACAAAGGCGAAAATGCTCTATGGGGACGAAGATAAAATAGATGAACAGGGCAATCGCCATCAGCCTCACTTTAAACCTGGTTGGAACCCTGATTTACTATTAAGCCAAAACTACATATGTCACCCCGTAGTGTACAAAACAAGTGTGCTTAAAAAGATAGGTGGATTTAGGGTAGGTGTGGAAGGTTCGCAAGATCACGATTTACTTTTACGAGCGACTGCCGGCCTTAATCATGATGAAGTTGTACATTTACCTTTCATTCTTTATCACTGGCGTGTTATTGAGAACTCAACAGCCTCGAATGCTTCAGCTAAGTCTTATACGACCGATGCGGGCATTGAAGCTATAAAGTACTTTCTTGACCAATCAGGCCAGAATGCTTCAGTCGAGAAAGGTAAGTACCCAAATACGTATAAAGTTAATTGGGCGCTGCCAGATGAGCAACCACTCGTTAGCTTGGTCATTCCTACAAGGGATGGTTATGACATTTTAAAGCAGTGTCTAGAGTCTATTTACGACAAGACGTCATACAAGAACTTCGAAATTATTGTTGTAGATAACCAAACGACCTGTGATAAAACATTGGGTCTCTTCAGTGAGTACACTAGTACCAAAGCTAATTTCAGAGTCTTGAAATGGGACAAGCCGTTTAACTATTCTGCGATTAACAATTTTGCAGTTTCGCAAGCCCAAGGTGAAGTAGTTGGCTTAATTAACAACGATATTGAAGTTATAAACGAAGAATGGCTATCAGAGATGATGTCGCATGCTCTAAGGCCTGAAATTGGCTGTGTAGGTGCGAAGCTTTACTACCCTAACGATACTATCCAACACGCTGGTGTAATACTGGGCATTGGCGGGGTAGCTGGTCACTCTCACAAATATTTCCATAAAAGCGAACCTGGTTATTTTACGCGCCTTCATCTTGTCCAAAATATGTCCGCAGTTACAGCAGCATGCTTACTAGTCCGTAAGTCTGTGTTTGAAGAAGTTGGCGGATTAAACGAGCAAGACTTAACAGTAGCATTTAATGATGTGGATTTTTGCTTAAAAGTTCATACCGCAGGTTACCGAAACTTATTCACACCATGGGCCGAGCTTTACCATCACGAGTCGATAAGCCGCGGTGAAGAAGATACGCCAGAGAAGGTGGCGCGATTTAATAAAGAAAGTGAGTATATGAAGGATAAATGGAACAAGCTTTTGTGCAATGACACAGCTTATAACCCTAATCTATCCAACACGCATGAAAACTTTTCGCTTAAATAG
- a CDS encoding mannose-1-phosphate guanylyltransferase/mannose-6-phosphate isomerase: MKPVVLAGGSGSRLWPKSRAALPKQFLSLTSDSTMLQDTITRLKGTPAQNPIFICNDAHRFLVAEQLRQKDIQHGGILLEPVGRNTAPAIALAALHATINGEDPVLLVLAADHLIKDNQAFHTAIAKAEKLAEQGKLVTFGIVPDQPHTGYGYIKAGKQAGDGFEVAQFVEKPALETAKEYVDSGSYYWNSGMFMFKASRYLEELEKYNPEMLDVCKRAIDTETPDLDFIRVDHDIFATCPDDSIDYAVMEKTDSAAMVPLDAGWSDVGSWSSLWETAEKDENGNATVGDTILENTKNSYVNAEQRLVSVIGLEDVIVVETKDAVMVAHKDDAQSIKTVVNKLKAEHRPEFEFHREVFRPWGSYDSIDSGARFQVKRITVKPGEKLSVQMHHHRAEHWIVVSGSANVTINEETQLVTENESVYIPIGAVHALENPGKIPLELIEVQSGAYLGEDDIVRFSDRYGRVAK; encoded by the coding sequence ATGAAACCAGTAGTATTAGCTGGCGGCTCAGGTAGTCGCTTATGGCCTAAATCTCGTGCAGCGCTTCCAAAGCAGTTTTTGTCTCTTACATCAGACAGCACTATGCTGCAAGACACGATCACACGCTTAAAAGGCACACCAGCTCAAAACCCAATATTCATTTGTAACGATGCCCATCGCTTTTTAGTTGCCGAACAGCTTCGCCAAAAAGATATCCAACATGGCGGTATTCTTTTAGAGCCTGTTGGTCGTAATACGGCACCGGCAATTGCATTAGCGGCGCTTCATGCCACTATTAACGGCGAAGACCCTGTTCTTCTTGTCTTGGCCGCTGACCACCTTATTAAAGATAACCAAGCGTTTCACACTGCTATTGCTAAAGCCGAAAAGCTTGCAGAGCAGGGTAAACTTGTTACTTTCGGTATTGTTCCAGACCAGCCACATACAGGGTATGGTTATATCAAAGCTGGAAAGCAAGCGGGCGATGGATTTGAAGTTGCACAGTTTGTAGAAAAGCCTGCTTTGGAAACTGCAAAAGAGTATGTAGATTCTGGCAGTTATTACTGGAATAGCGGCATGTTTATGTTTAAAGCAAGCCGCTATTTGGAAGAACTAGAAAAATATAACCCTGAAATGCTAGACGTGTGTAAGCGTGCTATCGATACAGAAACACCAGATCTAGATTTCATCCGTGTTGACCACGACATTTTTGCGACTTGCCCAGACGATTCAATCGATTATGCGGTGATGGAAAAAACGGATAGCGCAGCTATGGTTCCATTAGACGCAGGTTGGAGCGATGTAGGTAGCTGGTCTTCGCTATGGGAAACTGCTGAAAAAGACGAAAACGGCAATGCTACTGTAGGCGATACTATCCTAGAAAACACCAAAAATAGTTACGTAAATGCTGAACAGCGTTTGGTTTCTGTTATAGGGCTAGAAGACGTTATCGTAGTAGAAACCAAAGATGCCGTTATGGTAGCCCACAAGGACGATGCGCAAAGCATTAAAACGGTCGTAAACAAACTTAAAGCAGAGCATCGCCCAGAGTTTGAATTCCACCGTGAAGTATTCCGCCCATGGGGAAGTTACGACTCGATCGACAGCGGTGCTCGTTTCCAAGTAAAACGCATTACAGTTAAGCCAGGTGAAAAGCTATCGGTTCAAATGCACCACCATCGTGCTGAACACTGGATTGTAGTCTCTGGTAGTGCAAACGTGACTATCAATGAAGAAACACAATTAGTAACAGAAAACGAGTCGGTATACATTCCTATTGGTGCAGTACATGCATTAGAAAACCCAGGAAAAATCCCACTAGAACTTATTGAAGTTCAGTCAGGCGCATATCTCGGTGAAGACGATATTGTACGTTTTTCTGATAGGTATGGGCGTGTAGCCAAATAA
- a CDS encoding FG-GAP-like repeat-containing protein → MNCIRMLLAQCCLFALIFTSTNVNSANYQTFEELLNNESLILSVDKSTLDEYGILVEGILVKSDSGTWSFSDYTQTQVVPSYNVLFSAGGNQLTQTYPDKSHGSTSFQMHDVYSNTYRDRWGDVVADQLIAAFEQGLIAQTPSLQWTSVTDNVVYTISNSAEGYFDVIASVTLEEVLYIPEHVVNGIEGGWQGESEVSSFSTNSFDDIRFEFGIEERGSTFDTLEDEYVAVPVVDEVDFQFGDKQNSIVHDIFMLSSEPTTSLSQVLEDPYTAELNSKEILINMNDVLFIITPIQKVNESVWTVLVEVSADGETYRFARELVAIDGSAKNFGQRLASNFPFVYNANINGRVEAQTNENGWPVCEMLFAYSFSNEGSLNRGISCNNNAIQMGSSGWTWTNHEEKVSLNFEASYAIRERNWIPLTTNENGLTFVLEYSTYEDVFDGTSGVFIAPRINYLELIDLSQYKEEYAAGGFNSDNDGDGISDSDDSDDDNDGMEDYFEERYGLNHLNSNDADQDADNDGLTNLEEFNLGTDPTKSDTDGDGVPDVSDDFPLDNLRTDSTTQLFTFTYTFDGNTRGTAGHELTAVVEGTLLDDNDTVIIANVVSASLAGVDYTITSDLAIRAANPAYAARMSLSGDVLDFWVCVQGFTFSENGGDCSFGVDGGFLISPYLDFETLACIQPDENGDCIVWAWAGIPELGDDYRDGDIPFNSANWSAQQLNTYAPVNDLNADGKSDLLWRSFDKGWNFLWTMDGVQTAAATPINVVQEYTWTMDGLGDYDGDGKSDILWRNSETGMNFVYLMDGASIKSRYVLNFVTAGTWQIVGNGDFNGDGIGDVMWRNVERGDTWFYLMEDGRIGSSEPSQWVTDLNYKVATTGDIDGDGDEDVIWRRTNTGRIYVWLMDGGKIASQFSLIIVNTDWEIAGAGDLDGDGTDDIILRNQVDGRNWAYIMKEGQISTSTLINEVADLDWQIGNIGDYDGDGKADLLWRNETASRNIIHLMNGTSVKSRGVLRPTDNSWQVAK, encoded by the coding sequence ATGAATTGCATACGCATGTTGCTCGCCCAGTGTTGCCTGTTCGCACTCATTTTTACTTCCACTAATGTAAATAGCGCAAATTACCAGACTTTCGAAGAGTTACTAAACAACGAATCGTTAATTTTATCGGTTGATAAAAGCACCCTTGATGAATACGGTATTCTAGTAGAAGGGATATTAGTTAAATCAGACTCTGGTACATGGAGCTTTTCTGATTATACGCAAACGCAAGTTGTTCCCTCTTACAATGTTTTGTTTTCAGCAGGCGGAAATCAGCTTACCCAGACTTATCCAGATAAGTCTCATGGAAGTACTTCTTTCCAAATGCATGACGTTTACAGTAATACATATCGTGATCGGTGGGGAGATGTAGTTGCCGACCAGCTTATTGCAGCTTTTGAACAAGGCTTGATAGCGCAAACGCCATCTTTACAGTGGACAAGCGTAACTGACAACGTTGTGTACACTATTTCTAACTCAGCAGAAGGTTACTTCGACGTTATCGCCAGCGTTACGTTAGAAGAAGTACTCTATATCCCCGAGCATGTTGTCAACGGAATAGAAGGTGGTTGGCAAGGTGAGTCGGAAGTTTCCTCGTTTTCAACTAATTCGTTCGATGATATTCGTTTTGAATTTGGCATAGAAGAGCGAGGGAGCACGTTCGACACCTTAGAGGACGAATATGTTGCTGTTCCTGTTGTTGATGAAGTCGACTTCCAATTCGGCGATAAGCAAAATTCTATTGTGCATGACATATTCATGTTATCAAGCGAGCCCACAACGTCATTAAGTCAAGTATTAGAAGACCCATATACCGCTGAACTCAATAGTAAAGAGATTTTGATAAATATGAACGATGTTTTATTTATCATTACTCCTATCCAAAAAGTGAATGAGTCGGTGTGGACTGTTCTCGTTGAGGTTAGCGCTGATGGAGAAACGTATCGCTTTGCTCGCGAGCTTGTTGCGATTGATGGCTCGGCTAAAAACTTTGGTCAAAGACTTGCGTCAAACTTTCCCTTTGTTTACAACGCGAACATTAATGGCCGCGTAGAAGCGCAAACAAACGAAAACGGTTGGCCTGTTTGTGAAATGCTGTTTGCATATTCATTTAGCAATGAAGGCTCACTCAATAGGGGTATTTCTTGTAATAATAATGCTATTCAAATGGGGAGTTCAGGATGGACATGGACAAACCACGAAGAGAAAGTCTCATTAAACTTTGAAGCAAGTTATGCAATAAGGGAAAGAAATTGGATTCCACTGACAACAAATGAAAATGGACTTACCTTTGTCTTGGAATATAGTACCTACGAAGACGTGTTCGACGGAACAAGTGGTGTTTTCATCGCCCCACGTATCAACTATCTGGAGCTAATTGACCTTAGTCAATACAAAGAAGAATACGCAGCTGGCGGCTTTAATAGCGACAACGATGGTGATGGAATATCTGACTCAGATGATAGTGACGATGATAACGACGGCATGGAAGATTACTTCGAAGAACGTTATGGCCTAAACCATCTAAATAGTAACGATGCGGATCAAGATGCGGATAACGATGGGTTAACTAACCTTGAAGAATTTAATTTAGGAACCGATCCAACAAAATCTGACACGGATGGCGATGGTGTTCCAGACGTTTCAGACGACTTCCCTCTGGATAACCTAAGAACAGATTCTACAACTCAACTATTCACATTTACCTATACGTTTGACGGTAATACTAGAGGAACCGCGGGTCACGAACTAACGGCTGTTGTAGAGGGAACGCTGTTAGATGATAACGATACGGTTATCATCGCTAATGTAGTGAGTGCTTCTTTAGCCGGCGTAGATTATACAATAACGAGTGACTTAGCTATTAGAGCGGCAAATCCAGCATATGCGGCGAGAATGAGCTTGTCTGGTGATGTACTAGACTTCTGGGTATGTGTACAAGGCTTCACATTTAGTGAAAACGGTGGTGATTGCTCATTTGGCGTGGACGGAGGTTTCTTAATTTCACCTTATTTAGATTTCGAAACTCTAGCTTGCATCCAACCCGATGAAAATGGCGATTGTATAGTTTGGGCATGGGCAGGTATTCCCGAGCTTGGAGATGATTATAGAGACGGCGATATTCCATTTAATTCAGCTAATTGGTCTGCACAGCAGTTAAATACCTACGCTCCTGTAAATGACTTGAACGCAGATGGTAAATCAGATTTATTATGGCGTAGCTTTGATAAAGGCTGGAACTTCTTGTGGACAATGGATGGAGTACAAACTGCAGCAGCGACTCCAATTAATGTCGTTCAAGAATATACGTGGACAATGGATGGTCTTGGTGATTATGACGGTGATGGTAAATCTGACATTCTTTGGAGAAACAGCGAAACAGGCATGAACTTCGTCTATCTAATGGATGGTGCAAGCATTAAAAGCCGTTACGTATTGAATTTTGTGACCGCTGGAACTTGGCAGATCGTAGGTAATGGAGACTTTAACGGAGATGGCATTGGCGATGTAATGTGGCGCAATGTAGAACGCGGAGACACTTGGTTTTATCTGATGGAAGATGGGCGTATAGGTTCTAGTGAACCTTCACAATGGGTAACCGATCTTAATTACAAAGTAGCAACAACCGGTGATATCGACGGGGATGGCGACGAAGATGTCATATGGCGTAGAACAAACACAGGTCGTATTTATGTTTGGTTGATGGATGGTGGAAAAATCGCTTCACAATTCAGCTTAATAATAGTTAATACCGATTGGGAAATCGCAGGTGCTGGTGATTTAGACGGCGATGGCACCGACGACATTATCCTGAGAAACCAAGTTGATGGAAGAAACTGGGCTTACATCATGAAAGAAGGTCAAATATCAACAAGTACGTTAATCAACGAGGTTGCTGACCTAGATTGGCAAATTGGAAATATTGGTGACTACGACGGAGATGGAAAAGCTGACCTTTTATGGAGAAATGAAACTGCAAGTAGGAATATAATTCATCTAATGAATGGTACTTCGGTGAAAAGTCGTGGAGTATTAAGGCCTACTGATAATTCTTGGCAAGTCGCTAAATAA
- a CDS encoding flagellin: MLTVSSFTQSLSSNPVFSKTLSTAYERLSSGLRINSAADDSAGLQISNRLTSESIAKDQLRRNLNDGISYAQIAEGGLQESADILQRMRQLAMQSQNGINTDADRRALDKEFQQLKNALNGIAYNTEAFNRLPLLGDNDLLSDNVSSIGDTFVKGSPTRLNSGLRSIAYIPAGSTNISINIDSFSLDDDLQVFTTSGRHLVGTPLSDNVWSINGVSSGSDIKSLLFLTQEGYTPTTGYDGSSLITSGSGTINGTTFTFSGDQHPGVTTETLTIDNTNEPLIISVVGQGVFDATVDWDTLGAAGTGGNSFEAGPVDITATNSLSEGTDYINLAKTPVGLSDLNMVESDVLTFENAEVALQQIDDALEYVSESRAFYGAKMNQMESALKVNDRMHEGLMAARSQILDTDFAAETAKSTQAQIVEQASISVRAQAKSSDDQVLGLLGSIGDN; the protein is encoded by the coding sequence ATGTTAACCGTTTCATCGTTCACGCAATCGCTATCATCAAACCCAGTATTTAGTAAAACGCTGTCTACAGCGTATGAACGGCTAAGTTCAGGGCTTAGAATAAATAGTGCTGCAGATGACAGTGCTGGTTTACAGATATCAAATAGGCTAACGTCAGAGTCTATTGCCAAGGACCAGCTTCGCCGTAACTTAAATGACGGCATTAGTTACGCGCAAATAGCAGAAGGCGGGCTGCAAGAGTCTGCCGATATATTGCAGCGTATGCGGCAATTAGCGATGCAATCTCAAAACGGTATTAACACAGATGCTGATAGGCGCGCATTAGATAAAGAATTCCAGCAATTAAAAAACGCGCTCAATGGGATTGCCTACAATACCGAAGCATTTAATCGTTTGCCCCTGCTAGGCGATAACGACTTGTTGTCTGATAATGTATCATCCATAGGTGATACCTTTGTAAAGGGAAGTCCAACGCGCCTAAATAGCGGGCTACGTTCCATTGCTTACATTCCGGCAGGCTCTACTAACATCTCTATAAATATTGATAGCTTTTCACTAGACGATGATCTTCAAGTTTTTACCACAAGCGGTAGGCACTTGGTCGGTACGCCTCTCTCCGATAATGTATGGAGTATTAACGGTGTTAGTTCGGGTAGCGACATTAAAAGCCTTTTATTTTTAACCCAAGAAGGCTATACCCCAACGACAGGCTATGATGGCAGTTCTTTAATCACCAGTGGCTCGGGTACAATCAACGGAACAACATTCACCTTCTCAGGCGACCAACATCCAGGGGTAACAACAGAAACTCTAACCATTGATAACACTAACGAGCCGCTCATTATTTCAGTAGTGGGGCAAGGTGTATTTGATGCCACAGTAGATTGGGATACGTTGGGTGCTGCCGGAACTGGTGGAAACAGCTTTGAAGCCGGCCCCGTTGATATTACCGCCACCAACTCGTTAAGCGAGGGTACGGACTACATTAATCTTGCAAAAACGCCAGTGGGTTTATCTGACCTAAATATGGTTGAAAGCGATGTGCTCACCTTTGAAAATGCAGAAGTAGCGTTACAGCAAATTGATGATGCCTTAGAGTATGTTAGCGAGAGTCGTGCGTTTTACGGCGCAAAAATGAATCAAATGGAGTCGGCATTAAAAGTGAACGATCGCATGCATGAAGGCTTAATGGCAGCTCGTTCTCAAATCCTTGATACTGATTTCGCCGCAGAAACTGCCAAATCAACACAGGCGCAAATCGTTGAGCAAGCGAGTATCTCTGTAAGGGCACAGGCTAAGTCTAGCGATGACCAGGTTTTGGGGTTGTTGGGTTCTATAGGTGATAATTAG
- a CDS encoding glycosyltransferase family 2 protein has product MKKCSQNSGIRKATGVAKQRAKRFLNAVMPRKNKVDNSDAVTSELHFKNNNFSLTESEITFIQSQLEKGNKSFVKCFASKDHSLKCVSQAEVSISLDNAKELVEHYSAHTDIITLATLILNHADFPVSHFIMNVNLAPEVFRDLAILFRKVNKCTSFWLIARAKILRPEGPVISELFDSITDEYIATLNVGIGVITFNRKDHLAKTVEAIKAFTTGDYQLVVADDGSKDETVEWCEQNNVPHTSCANKGVVRNKNRALYYLNEVKKVDVLILLEDDCRPNKEDWQKEWVIAALLWGHINYAHKRIIKKEGAVVSGTGLSTSPYLCKLVTGQCTACSKDAMNNVGYLDPRFSGYGAGHVEWTERFIRQGYNGSMEKQWVYPAINTGLNSDDAPTFKNPEQLEKNRELKKKISKESHKREAWLDKKERQEFLEEINFISH; this is encoded by the coding sequence ATGAAAAAATGTTCACAAAATTCAGGTATCCGCAAGGCAACAGGTGTTGCGAAGCAAAGAGCTAAACGCTTTTTAAATGCTGTAATGCCAAGAAAAAATAAAGTTGATAATTCTGATGCTGTTACAAGTGAACTGCACTTCAAAAACAATAATTTTAGCTTAACAGAAAGTGAGATTACTTTTATTCAGAGCCAGTTGGAAAAAGGCAATAAATCCTTTGTGAAATGCTTTGCTTCTAAAGATCATTCACTTAAGTGCGTGTCTCAGGCAGAGGTTAGCATTTCATTGGACAATGCAAAAGAGTTGGTTGAGCACTATTCAGCGCATACCGATATTATTACGCTCGCCACCCTTATTCTGAACCATGCAGATTTCCCTGTCAGTCATTTCATAATGAATGTAAATCTAGCCCCCGAGGTCTTCAGAGATTTAGCAATACTATTTAGAAAGGTCAACAAGTGTACAAGTTTTTGGTTAATAGCAAGAGCTAAAATACTTCGTCCAGAAGGGCCTGTAATATCTGAATTGTTTGACTCCATTACAGACGAATATATAGCAACGCTCAATGTGGGGATCGGGGTTATTACCTTTAACAGAAAAGACCATTTAGCAAAAACGGTCGAAGCCATAAAAGCCTTCACTACAGGTGATTATCAACTTGTTGTAGCTGATGACGGCAGTAAAGACGAAACAGTAGAGTGGTGTGAACAAAACAATGTACCTCACACTAGTTGTGCGAATAAAGGCGTTGTTCGAAACAAAAACAGAGCCCTGTATTACCTTAACGAAGTCAAAAAAGTTGATGTTTTAATTCTGCTAGAGGACGACTGTCGGCCAAATAAAGAAGACTGGCAGAAAGAATGGGTGATTGCAGCACTTCTGTGGGGACATATTAATTACGCTCACAAACGCATTATAAAAAAAGAAGGGGCTGTGGTTTCTGGTACAGGGTTAAGTACTTCACCGTATCTATGCAAATTAGTTACAGGGCAGTGTACTGCTTGTAGCAAAGATGCAATGAATAACGTTGGATACCTTGATCCAAGGTTTAGTGGTTATGGTGCGGGGCATGTAGAGTGGACTGAAAGGTTTATTCGTCAAGGATATAACGGCTCTATGGAAAAACAATGGGTTTATCCGGCAATTAACACCGGGTTAAATTCTGATGATGCGCCAACCTTTAAAAACCCTGAGCAGCTTGAAAAAAATAGAGAGCTTAAAAAGAAAATAAGCAAAGAGTCTCACAAGCGTGAAGCATGGCTTGATAAAAAAGAAAGGCAAGAATTTCTAGAAGAAATAAATTTCATTAGTCATTAA
- a CDS encoding phosphomannomutase/phosphoglucomutase has protein sequence MGSQITCFKAYDIRGELNTQLTEEIAYRIGYAFAAELSAKTVVVGSDVRLTSTPLKLALSAGLIDAGAKVTDIGMAGTEEIYFATKHLGVDGGIEVTASHNPINYNGMKLVKAGSVPISGDTGLNAIKVRAEALSDEFVSGRLSHYTSDAVIDAEAFFNGQAHIQPEKLEETEQYLKQSCMNDYVAHMLSYVELDNFTPLKIVVNAGNGAAGPALDAIEHEMRRKNVPIEFIKVHHNADGTFPNGIPNPLLPENRVDTANAVKASGADFGIAWDGDFDRCFLFDADGEFIEGYYIVGLLAEAFIEKNTDSKIIYDPRVYWNTEDIVLNAGGTPIKSKTGHAFIKERMRKEDAVYGGEMSAHHYFRDFAYCDSGMIPWLLIAELVCVKQQTLASMVKERIKAFPSSGEINSKLKDADAALERVTNQYQPLASVVDTTDGLGLEFDDWRFNLRKSNTEPVIRLNVESKGNISLMEEKTKEMLTLIRAE, from the coding sequence ATGGGAAGCCAGATAACGTGCTTTAAGGCCTATGACATTCGAGGCGAATTAAATACGCAACTTACTGAAGAAATAGCATACAGAATTGGCTACGCTTTTGCTGCAGAGTTAAGTGCAAAAACGGTAGTGGTTGGCAGTGATGTTCGTTTAACTTCTACACCTTTAAAGCTAGCACTAAGCGCAGGTCTGATTGATGCCGGTGCTAAAGTGACTGACATAGGAATGGCCGGTACAGAAGAAATATACTTTGCAACCAAACATCTTGGTGTCGACGGTGGTATAGAAGTTACCGCAAGTCATAACCCAATAAACTACAATGGCATGAAGCTGGTTAAAGCGGGTTCTGTTCCTATAAGTGGCGATACAGGTTTAAACGCAATTAAAGTTCGAGCTGAAGCATTAAGCGATGAGTTCGTTTCAGGTCGCCTATCTCATTATACTTCGGACGCGGTTATAGATGCTGAGGCTTTTTTCAACGGGCAAGCGCATATACAACCAGAGAAGCTAGAAGAAACTGAGCAGTACCTCAAACAATCGTGTATGAATGATTATGTCGCTCACATGCTGTCGTACGTAGAACTTGATAACTTTACTCCACTCAAAATTGTGGTAAACGCTGGTAATGGTGCTGCTGGTCCAGCACTCGATGCTATTGAGCACGAGATGCGAAGAAAAAACGTGCCCATTGAATTTATCAAAGTTCACCATAACGCAGACGGTACCTTTCCAAATGGTATTCCAAACCCTCTATTGCCAGAAAACCGCGTTGACACCGCCAATGCAGTAAAAGCCTCGGGTGCCGATTTTGGTATTGCATGGGATGGCGATTTTGACCGTTGTTTTCTGTTCGATGCAGACGGCGAGTTTATTGAGGGGTACTACATAGTAGGGCTTCTCGCTGAGGCATTTATTGAGAAAAACACCGACAGTAAAATAATTTATGACCCACGGGTGTATTGGAACACTGAAGACATAGTGCTAAATGCAGGCGGCACACCAATTAAGTCAAAAACCGGTCATGCTTTTATCAAAGAAAGAATGCGTAAAGAAGATGCCGTTTACGGCGGTGAAATGAGTGCACATCATTACTTTCGCGATTTCGCCTACTGTGACTCAGGTATGATCCCATGGTTATTAATTGCAGAACTTGTGTGCGTAAAACAGCAAACCCTTGCCAGCATGGTGAAAGAGCGAATAAAAGCCTTCCCTTCTTCAGGTGAGATAAACAGTAAACTTAAAGATGCTGATGCAGCGCTAGAACGAGTAACGAACCAGTACCAACCATTAGCTAGTGTCGTTGATACTACCGATGGACTAGGTCTAGAGTTTGACGATTGGCGCTTTAATTTACGTAAATCGAATACCGAGCCAGTAATTCGTCTGAATGTAGAAAGTAAGGGCAACATATCGTTAATGGAAGAAAAAACTAAAGAGATGTTAACCCTTATACGCGCTGAGTAA